Proteins from a single region of Dictyostelium discoideum AX4 chromosome 5 chromosome, whole genome shotgun sequence:
- the act33 gene encoding hypothetical protein yields MDKPIIIDVGTKNIRIGYGGEEKPNETLLNLIGIPTTIKMIGVERKNYYAGSDINFINKRNHRLSLTCPMKRGIVSNWEDMEKIYSRLLYYEFKVAPEESDILLTEPPLTSKNDHNKLIEIMFETFCTQSVSLLDQSMLSFYSSSSSSSSSSSSSSSSSSSSSQFENSSGLVVDIGDSVTNIVPFYNGVLLKEGIVRQEFGGSDIVTYLNDTYKQYNIPIETLYDIKEKFGYVSTLAFDNNNNNNNNNNNNNNNNNNNNNNNNNNNNNNNNNNNNNNYSYQLTGSGKTIEIGEDDRIKCGEYLFKPLSSSSLEGIDNLIMKSINNACLSNVDCSIDIKNKLFNNILLCGGSTKFKGFIERLKIELGKKLENCTTQSINIKNNNNDYSSWLGGSKISSNKSNFISYDIYQENGLN; encoded by the coding sequence atggataAACCAATAATTATTGATGTTGGTACAAAAAACATTAGAATTGGATATGGCGGAGAAGAAAAACCAAATGaaacattattaaatctAATTGGAATACCAACAACTATAAAAATGATTGGAGttgaaagaaaaaattattatgcAGGATcagatattaattttataaataaaagaaatcatAGATTATCCTTAACATGTCCTATGAAAAGAGGTATAGTTAGTAATTGGGAAGATATGGAAAAGATTTATTCAAGATTACTTTATTATGAATTTAAAGTTGCACCAGAAGAAAGTGATATACTTCTCACTGAACCACCATTAACATCAAAAAATGATCATaacaaattaattgaaattatgtTTGAAACTTTTTGCACTCAATCAGTATCTCTATTGGATCAATCAATGTTATCATtttattcatcatcatcatcatcatcatcatcatcatcatcatcatcatcatcatcatcatcatcatcacaatttgaaaatagtAGTGGATTAGTAGTTGATATTGGCGATAGTGTTACAAATATAGTTCCATTTTATAATGGCGTATTATTAAAGGAAGGAATTGTTCGTCAAGAATTTGGTGGTAGTGATATTGTAACCTACTTAAATGACACATATAAACAATATAACATTCCAATTGAAACTCTTTATGATATAAAAGAAAAGTTTGGATATGTTTCAACATTAGCATttgacaataataataataataataataataataataataataataataataataataataataataataataataataataataataataataataataataataataataataataattatagttaTCAACTTACTGGTAGTGGCAAAACAATAGAAATAGGTGAAGATGATAGAATAAAATGTGGTGAATACTTGTTTAAACCattgtcatcatcatctttggaaggtattgataatttaatcatgaaatcaattaataatgctTGTTTATCAAATGTTGATTGTAgcattgatattaaaaataaattattcaacaatatattattatgtGGTGGATCAACAAAATTCAAAGGTTTCATTGAAAGATTAAAGATCGAGTTGGGAAAAAAACTAGAGAATTGTACAACACaatcaataaatattaaaaataataataatgattattcTTCTTGGTTAGGTGGTTCAAAAATatcttcaaataaatcaaattttatttcatatgATATTTACCAAGAAAACggtttaaattaa
- the redC gene encoding NADPH-dependent diflavin oxidoreductase 1 → MNKKCTIIYATESGTSQEVAEKLSRDLVLYEIKPRLIDVTNYNKLELPMEKIVIFVLSTTGHGEVPDPMKPLWNFLLIKSLPSNSLANTKFAILGLGDSSYTTYNFAAKKLYQRLQSIGGTPLLRRGDADDQHDLGIDYEVEKWSQELISKLLTIYPLSPNFNINNIKNQLNKSKYNIKIDKINENNKEIKYEIPTQFYKSKLKVNKRITVEEWEQDVRHIELDISECKELQVPIKYQSGDVAYVLPKNPIKRVNEFIELLGLHSNWIIESIEPIDKEITQSPTLLKLPITIYDLVRCYFDIMGSPRRYFFELLSHFVTNPIEKERLEFFSSTEGQDDLRTYNQKEKRNYIDVLKEFPSIEIPFEYLFDLIPPIKPRPFSISSSSLLNPNTIHLTVGINTYTTPFRRLFRTGLCSQYFSSFLNDNDNNIVPIFIKESGARLPKSNEIPIIMVGPGTGCAIFRSFMQERLYFKNNSDNNNKLGDALFYFGCRSESKDYYYRDEFESNLEKGIISKLSVAFSRDGKDGKKVYVQQYIENDSDLIWDIINNRNGYFYISGSSGRMPKDVKQSLLTIIKSNLLKNNNNNNNNNNNNNNNNNNNNNNNNNDDENNIDEIVNNYFEKLEVEKRFITETW, encoded by the exons atgaataaaaaatgtaCAATTATTTATGCAACTGAATCAGGTACATCACAAGAGGTAGCAGAAAAGTTATCACGTGATTTAGTTTTATATGAAATTAAACCAAGGTTAATTGATGttacaaattataataaacttGAATTACCAATGGAAAAGATAGTAATATTCGTATTATCAACTACAGGTCATGGAGAAGTACCAGACCCAATGAAACCTCTTTGGAATTtcttattaattaaatcattaccaaGTAATTCATTAGCAAATACAAAATTTGCAATTCTTGGATTAGGTGATTCATCCTATACAACCTATAATTTCGCagctaaaaaattatatcaaCGTTTACAATCAATAGGTGGTACACCATTATTACGTAGAGGTGATGCTGATGATCAACATGACCTAGGTATAGATTATGAAGTTGAAAAATGGTCacaagaattaatttcaaaattattaacaatttaTCCGTTAtcaccaaattttaatattaataatattaaaaatcaatt aaataaatcaaaatataatattaaaattgataaaattaatgaaaataataaagagatTAAATATGAAATACCAACACAATTTTATAAGagtaaattaaaagttaataaaagaataacAGTTGAGGAATGGGAACAGGATGTTAGACATATTGAATTGGATATTAGTGAATGTAAAGAACTTCAAGTACCAATTAAATATCAAAGTGGTGATGTTGCATATGTTTTACCAAAGAATCCAATAAAGAGAGTGAATGAATTTATAGAGTTATTAGGATTACATTCCAATTGGAtcattgaatcaattgaaccaATCGATAAAGAAATAACACAATCACCAACATTACTAAAATTACCAATTACAATTTACGATTTGGTTAGATGCTATTTCGATATTATGGGCTCACCAAGAAGATATTTCTTTGAATTGTTATCACATTTCGTTACGAatccaattgaaaaagagagattagaatttttttcatCTACAGAGGGTCAAGATGATCTAAGAACCTATAATcaaaaagagaaaagaaattatattgATGTTTTAAAGGAATTTCCATCAATTGAAATCccatttgaatatttattcGATTTAATACCACCAATTAAACCAAGACCATTTTCAAtctcttcctcttctttattaaatcCAAATACTATTCATTTAACCGTTGGTATTAATACTTATACAACTCCATTTAGAAGATTATTTAGAACTGGTTTATGTTCTCAatatttttcttcttttttaaatgataatgataataatattgtaccaatatttataaaagaaaGTGGTGCAAGattaccaaaatcaaatgaaatacCAATTATAATGGTTGGACCAGGTACAGGTTGTGCAATATTTAGATCATTCATGCAAGAGagattatattttaaaaataatagtgataataataataaattaggtgatgcattattttattttggttgTAGATCAGAAtcaaaagattattattatagagATGAATTTGAAAGTAATTTAGAAAAAGGAATTATTAGTAAACTATCAGTTGCATTCTCTCGTGATGGAAAAGATGGTAAAAAAGTTTATGTTCAAcaatatattgaaaatgattcagATTTAATTTGggatataattaataatagaaatggTTACTTTTATATTTCAGGTTCGAGTGGTAGAATGCCAAAAGATGTTaaacaatcattattaacaataattaaatcaaatttattaaaaaacaataataataataataataataataataataataataataataataataataataataataataataataatgatgatgaaaataatattgatgaaattgttaataattatttcgaAAAATTAGAAGTTGAAAAAAGGTTTATTACTGAAacttggtaa
- a CDS encoding K+ potassium transporter produces the protein MDNQNYSNKSESDSGRSQGTENLVEIREEQVVQSIQRITSLYPSMGEKNRSGIWNTFYLSITAIGCIFGDIGTSPLYVYASMFKGPPGEKEVIGSLSLILWALIMVVTVKYVVFILNADNNGEGGIIALVSLIPKQTNQKLKSALTILALCGSSFILGDGVITPAVSLLSAVEGLEVGVPGGEIKKWIVPITVVILFFLFVVQSFGTEAIGIVCGPIMILWFFSIGIFGLLKVIDHPIVFRAFNPWEGIQHFLLNGSRGFLLLGTVILCVTGCEALYADLGHTGKMPIRLSWVLIVMPSLMLNYLGQASQFLGNPNTSNPFFEMIPTSFFWPMIILATVACVIASQGLISGSFSIINQVISLKFFPPLHVKHTSKKISGQIYIAQVNWVLAFLTLITVIGFKHSSSLIGAYGLGVSMVMIATTIMYIFVLRLHFRYSYWVIVPLGLCFIIMDGLFFTSSIEKIPTGGWYPIVIGIVMSSIMLIWRYGRSKMIKVIHDSSPPLSTTLQQVDLLNRGDAAVFMSHYEEKTPLSLVKLQPFLTHMPYPLFFVNIYHLPVPFIKDEHRVVAKELIPERGVFQISINYGYAEIINVPWVIKKLFIERLIQLNPKSINKIKATTTQDQEKLVIPTTKKEIVGYHYSEQNDTEGNDVELEVEGVPHITYFLSRLRVKSSKKQFILKRLSIFIYDILLQNSRSEAHYYGIHHSSMMEIGSKIQI, from the coding sequence atggataatcaaaattattctAATAAAAGTGAAAGTGATAGTGGTAGAAGTCAAGGTACCGAAAATCTTGTTGAAATTAGAGAGGAACAAGTGgttcaatcaattcaaagAATTACAAGTTTATATCCAAGTATGGGTGAAAAAAATCGTAGTGGTATTTGGAATACTTTCTATTTATCAATTACAGCTATTGGTTGTATTTTTGGTGACATAGGTACATCTCCATTGTATGTTTATGCATCAATGTTTAAAGGACCACCAGGAGAGAAAGAGGTGATTGGTAGTCTTTCATTAATTCTATGGGCATTGATTATGGTGGTAACAGTGAAATATGTTGTTTTCATTCTAAATGCTGATAACAATGGCGAGGGTGGTATCATTGCATTGGTTTCATTAATTCCAAAACAAACcaatcaaaaattgaaatcaGCTCTAACAATATTGGCTCTATGTGGTTCTTCTTTCATTTTGGGTGATGGCGTTATCACACCTGCCGTATCATTGCTTAGTGCCGTTGAGGGTCTAGAAGTTGGTGTACCAGGaggtgaaattaaaaaatggattGTACCAATTACagttgtaattttatttttcctaTTTGTAGTTCAATCATTTGGTACTGAAGCTATTGGTATTGTCTGTGGTCCAATTATGATTCTTTGGTTCTTTTCAATTGGTATTTTCGGTTTACTCAAGGTAATTGATCATCCAATAGTTTTTAGAGCATTCAATCCATGGGAAGGTATTCAACATTTTCTATTGAATGGATCAAGAGGATTTCTTTTATTGGGTACAGTAATACTTTGTGTAACTGGTTGTGAAGCATTATATGCTGATTTAGGACACACTGGTAAAATGCCAATTAGATTATCATGGGTTCTAATCGTAATGCCAAGTTTAATGTTAAACTATTTGGGTCAAGCATCTCAATTCCTTGGAAATCCAAACACTTCAAATCCTTTCTTTGAAATGATACCAACTTCATTCTTTTGGCCAATGATCATTTTAGCAACGGTTGCTTGTGTTATTGCATCTCAAGGTTTAATATCTGGTTCGTTCTCTATCATCAATCAAGTTATCTCATTGAAATTCTTCCCTCCATTACATGTTAAACATACTTCTAAAAAAATCTCTGGTCAAATTTATATTGCACAAGTTAATTGGGTATTGGCATTTCTTACATTGATAACAGTTATTGGATTCAAACATTCATCATCTCTAATTGGTGCTTATGGTTTAGGTGTATCAATGGTTATGATTGCAACTACAATAATGTATATTTTCGTACTTAGATTACATTTCCGTTATAGTTATTGGGTAATCGTTCCATTGGGTTTATGTTTTATAATTATGGATGGTTTATTCTTTACATCAAGTATTGAAAAAATTCCAACTGGCGGTTGGTATCCAATAGTCATTGGTATCGTAATGTCATCAATAATGTTAATTTGGAGATATGGTAGAAGTAAAATGATTAAAGTAATTCATGATAGTTCACCACCACTTTCAACAACTCTTCAACAAGTGGATCTTTTAAACAGAGGTGATGCCGCCGTTTTCATGTCACATTATGAAGAGAAAACACCATTGTCATTAGTTAAATTACAACCATTCCTTACTCATATGCCATATCCATTATTCTTTGTAAACATTTATCATTTACCAGTACCTTTCATTAAAGATGAACATCGTGTCGTTGCCAAAGAATTAATACCAGAAAGAGGTGTATTCCAAATTAGTATTAACTATGGTTATGCTGAAATCATTAATGTACCTTgggtaattaaaaaattattcattgAAAGACTCattcaattaaatccaaaatcaattaataaaattaaagccACCACCACTCAAGATCAAGAAAAATTGGTAATTCCAACaactaaaaaagaaattgttgGATATCATTACTCTGAACAAAATGATACCGAAGGAAATGATGTTGAACTTGAAGTTGAAGGTGTTCCACATATCACTTATTTCTTATCTAGATTACGTGTTAAATcttcaaaaaaacaattcatcTTAAAACGTTTATCGATTTTTATCTATGATATTCTTCTTCAAAACAGTAGATCAGAAGCTCATTATTATGGTATTCATCATAGTTCAATGATGGAAATTGGTagtaaaattcaaatttaa
- the elp gene encoding elongation factor 2-like protein, protein MTIWLNNDEMKNMMNNRQNIRNIGIIGRVDTGIRTLIDILSISNFINIKRGDVGVDKDFKEDLFNKTNIPLFFEQNNNNNTINNNKFLINVILPRNQIGIQNQISTFHLIDGLLVVVDCIESSLPQEKTIYQSIGERVKPILFLNKFDRFILELKLDSSGIYNSLQRSIERFNSIATCQKDDLLGDVEVSPENGTVGFGSSLYGWAFNLSTFARLYSLKFGISEQSLVKNLWGENYYDLSSKKFSKLSISSDGKPLKHSFIQFILEPIIRLTTAIMDNKKEEINKMLTSLGISLNNEEKKLKNLQLYKVMMVKFTHPISEFLLSSVVKLLPSPVEAQRYRVDNLYDGPLDDECATAIRNCDPNGPLMIYISSMIATKKPNLPYLAFGRIFSGSIQPGKKVRIICNTDYCGKINFNQNNNYNDINNNNNNNNNNNNNNNSYRDKTIKELFLLEGAMLGPTINNCACGNIISILGLEKYIVKTGTITDSDLAHNIFSFKYSNTSVVSVAIQPIQPLDLPKLIEALKRLVQIDSTAYFTNEETGELLLSGSDENHLESLVGELRNSIEKIKVSQPIVSFKETVTNESSINGFQNHQINSLECFQVQDQSVNNYCMILKMKHHGWNISEAKKIWTFGSTSQLVESNLLVDSTKGVQYISDIKDPVVCAFLWATKHGILCDEPLRGVRFDINDVLLSGDSIRRGSGQIIPMTRRCLYASQLSASPTLQEPIFMIDINASDKMHEKVLSILNKRGAKLWSESKSLNDTFNIKAHIPVLKSFGLSQELNFSTLGNHPISTHFVFDHWKSMGTVCEDKFVTETVLEIRKRKGLNPEIPSLEDYMDKL, encoded by the exons atgacAATATGgttaaataatgatgaaatgaaaaatatgaTGAACAATAGACAAAACATCAGAAATATTGGAATAATTGGACG agtaGATACTGGCATTAGAACACTTATTGATATACtatcaatatcaaattttattaatattaaaagaggTGATGTTGGAGTagataaagattttaaagaagatcttttcaataaaacaaatattccacttttttttgaacaaaataataataataatactattaataataataaatttttaattaatgttaTTTTACCAAGAAATCAAATTggaattcaaaatcaaatttcaacatttcatttaattgatgGTTTATTAGTTGTAGTTGATTGTATTGAATCAAGTCTTCCACAAGAGAAAACTATTTATCAATCAATTGGTGAAAGGGttaaaccaattttatttttaaataaatttgatcgTTTCATTTTAGAACTTAAATTAGATAGTAGTGGAATTTATAATTCATTACAAAGAAGTATTGAAAGATTCAATTCAATTGCAACTTGTCAAAAAGATGATTTATTAGGTGACGTTGAAGTTTCACCTGAAAATGGTACTGTTGGATTTGGTTCATCATTATATGGTTGggcatttaatttatcaacattCGCAAGATTATACTCTTTGAAATTTGGTATATCTGAACAATCTTTGGTTAAAAATCTATGGGGTGAAAATTACTATGATCTATCATCAAAGAAATTCTCTAAACTTTCAATTAGTTCTGATGGTAAACCATTGAAACATTCTTTCATacaatttattttagaaCCAATCATTCGATTAACAACAGCCATAATGGATaacaaaaaagaagaaatcaataaaatGTTAACATCATTGGGAATctcattaaataatgaagagaaaaaattaaaaaatttacaacTTTACAAAGTGATGATGGTTAAATTCACCCACCCAATCTCAGAATTCCTACTTTCAAGTGTAGTAAAACTTTTACCATCACCAGTTGAAGCACAAAGATATAGAGTCGATAATTTATATGATGGTCCGTTGGATGATGAATGTGCAACAGCAATTAGAAATTGTGATCCAAATGGACCATTAATGATTTACATTTCATCTATGATTGCAACTAAAAAACCCAACTTACCATATTTAGCATTTGGACGTATATTTTCAGGTTCTATTCAACCTGGTAAAAAAGTTagaattatttgtaatacaGATTATTgtggtaaaattaatttcaatcaaaataataattataatgatataaataataataataataataataataataataataataataataattcatatagagataaaactattaaagaattatttttattagagGGTGCAATGTTAGGaccaacaattaataattgtgcATGTGgaaatattattagtattttaGGTTTAGAAAAATATATTGTTAAAACTGGAACGATTACAGATTCTGATTTAGCAcataatatttttagttttaaatattcaaatacaTCAGTTGTTAGTGTAGCCATTCAACCTATACAACCTCTCGATCTAcctaaattaattgaagccTTAAAAAGATTGGTTCAAATTGATTCCACTGCATATTTTACTAATGAAGAAACTGGTGAATTGTTACTTTCTGGCTCTGATGAAAATCATTTAGAAAGTTTAGTTGGTGAATTaagaaattcaattgaaaaaattaaggTTTCCCAGCCGATTGTATCTTTCAAAGAAACTGTTACAAAtgaatcatcaattaatggttttcaaaatcatcaaataaacTCACTAGAATGTTTTCAAGTGCAAGACCAATCAGTGAACAACTATTGtatgatattgaaaatg aaACATCATGGATGGAATATTTCAGAAGCAAAGAAAATTTGGACATTTGGGTCAACTTCACAATTGGTggaatcaaatttattagttGATTCCACCAAAGGTGTTCAATATATAAGTGATATTAAAGATCCAGTGGTTTGTGCATTTCTTTGGGCAACTAAACATGGAATACTTTGTGATGAGCCATTGAGAGGTGTTCGATTCGATATTAACGATGTATTATTATCAGGTGATTCTATTAGAAGAGGTAGTGGTCAAATTATTCCAATGACTCGTCGTTGTTTATATGCATCTCAATTAAGTGCATCTCCAACACTTCAAGAACCAATCTTTATGATTGATATTAATGCCTCTGATAAAATGCATGAAAAAGTACTTTCAATTCTAAATAAACGTGGTGCAAAACTATGGAGTgaatcaaaatcattaaatgataCATTCAATATTAAAGCTCACATACcagttttaaaatcatttggaTTATCTCAAGAACTTAATTTTAGTACCCTTGGAAATCATCCAATCTCTACTCATTTCGTATTTGACCACTGGAAATCAATGGGTACAGTTTGTGAAGATAAATTTGTAACTGAAACAGTTTtagaaattagaaaaagaaaaggttTAAATCCTGAAATTCCATCATTAGAAGATTATATGGATAAACTTTAA
- the vps60 gene encoding SNF7 family protein encodes MKRFFGVSNNQPAPTLDEATKRIGGRMGQMDEKINGLNQELLAYDKQIKATRPGPAQNAIKQKAIRVLQQKKMYERQRDQMASTSFNMEQTKFATESMRDTITTVSAMKQGAKDMKTQLKHIKIEDVDDMQDEMQDLLDYNNEIQESLGRAYQTPDTLDESELEAELMSMGEELELEASMPSYLMTPSVPTTDPHQSSVDEYGLPIGQEASQQVV; translated from the exons atgaaaagATTTTTTGGTGTTTCAAACAACCAACCAGCCCCAACTTTAGATGAGGCAACAAAAAGA attggTGGAAGGATGGGACAAATggatgaaaaaataaatggatTAAATCAAGAATTATTAGCATAtgataaacaaataaaagcAACTAGACCAGGTCCAGCACAGAAtgcaattaaacaaaaagcAATTAGAGTATTAcaacaaaagaaaatgtATGAAAGACAAAGAGACCAAATGGCAAGTACATCATTTAATATGGAGCAAACCAAGTTTGCCACAGAGTCAATGAGAGATACAATTACAACAGTTTCAGCAATGAAACAGGGTGCCAAAGACATGAAAACACAATtaaaacatataaaaattGAAGATGTAGACGATATGCAAGATGAAATGCAAGATTTATTAGATTATAACAATGAAATTCAAGAATCATTAGGTAGAGCTTATCAAACTCCAGATACTTTAGATGAATCAGAGTTGGAGGCTGAATTAATGTCAATGGGTGAAGAATTAGAATTGGAAGCCTCAATGCCTTCTTATTTAATGACACCATCAGTTCCAACTACTGATCCACATCAATCAAGTGTTGATGAATATGGTTTACCTATAGGCCAAGAAGCATCACAACAagttgtttaa
- the rplp1B gene encoding 60S acidic ribosomal protein P1 beta, whose translation MSALDYATLILHDAKLAITADNLVALCNAAGVKVEKFKADLYASTLEKKKVDSILSVSAAAAAPAAAAAPVAAAAAAPAKKVVEEKKEESDDDMGMGLFD comes from the exons ATGTCCGCCTTAGACTACGCCACTTTAATCTTACACGACGCCAAA TTAGCAATCACTGCTGATAACCTCGTTGCCTTATGCAATGCCGCTGGTGTCAAAGTTGAAAAATTCAAAGCTGATTTATATGCTAGCACCTTAGAAAAGAAGAAGGTTGATTCAATCTTATCCGTCAgtgctgctgctgctgccCCAGCTGCCGCTGCTGCTCCAGTTGCTGCCGCCGCCGCCGCTCCAGCCAAGAAAGTCGTcgaagaaaagaaagaagaaTCAGATGACGATAtg gGTATGGGTCTCTTCGATTAA